One region of Xylanimonas ulmi genomic DNA includes:
- the mscL gene encoding large conductance mechanosensitive channel protein MscL, whose product MLKGFKEFLLRGNVLDLAVGIIVGTAFTAVVTGLTNGFLTPLIALIFGQPDVSKVLFHIGKTAFPIGEFLQAALNFVIVAATLYFVVVVPVKHLTERMRRAEEPAPEEPAADVALLTEIRDLLAKSAR is encoded by the coding sequence ATGCTCAAGGGTTTCAAGGAGTTCCTGCTGCGCGGAAACGTTCTCGACCTCGCCGTCGGCATCATCGTCGGCACGGCGTTCACCGCCGTCGTCACCGGCCTGACGAACGGCTTCCTGACGCCGCTCATCGCGCTCATCTTCGGCCAGCCCGACGTGAGCAAGGTGCTCTTCCACATCGGCAAGACCGCGTTCCCGATCGGGGAGTTCCTGCAGGCGGCGCTCAACTTCGTCATCGTCGCGGCGACGCTCTACTTCGTGGTCGTCGTGCCGGTCAAGCACCTGACCGAGCGCATGAGGCGCGCCGAGGAGCCCGCCCCTGAGGAGCCGGCCGCGGACGTCGCGCTGCTGACCGAGATCCGCGACCTGCTCGCCAAGAGCGCCCGCTGA
- a CDS encoding integrase core domain-containing protein, with translation MAAPEPIDPRVRLAIAQWPDDAPRGSVTTFCAEHGISRKSFYELRKRAAVEGQAAVLEPRSRRPASSPTRLTDEVKAQAVAVRSALEASGLDHGPISVHDKMVAMGLDPAPSTASLARIFRQAGVARLEPRKKPRAAYRRFVYPAPNACWQLDATEYVLTGGRKCVIFQLIDDHSRYAVASHVAWGETSEGAIVVVDKAIAARGVPQRLLSDNGAALNPTRRGYAGQLVEHLTVLGVEAITGKPYKPTTQGKNERFHQTLFRYLGKQPLADTLDQLQAQVDAFDLIYNTQRPHQGLPGRITPQAAWDATAKAEAPHPNPIRALFTRTAPKPQAVVPAPVRAALPQGACIKKLNHAGTFYLRKVFYMVGAEHAFAEVIVVIDGERIIVADHHGEILIEHTRAAPGVRYVGNGKPRGTHPKKPEPSPKS, from the coding sequence ATGGCAGCCCCAGAACCGATCGATCCGCGTGTCCGTCTGGCGATCGCGCAGTGGCCCGATGACGCCCCGCGAGGGTCGGTGACGACGTTCTGCGCGGAGCATGGCATCTCGCGCAAGTCGTTCTACGAGTTGCGCAAGCGTGCGGCGGTTGAGGGCCAGGCGGCGGTGCTCGAGCCGCGGTCGCGGCGCCCAGCGTCAAGCCCGACGAGGCTGACCGACGAGGTCAAGGCGCAGGCCGTCGCGGTGCGGTCGGCGCTGGAGGCGTCCGGGCTGGACCACGGGCCGATCAGCGTGCACGACAAGATGGTCGCGATGGGTCTGGACCCGGCACCCTCGACAGCGTCGCTCGCACGGATCTTCCGGCAGGCCGGCGTCGCGAGGCTGGAGCCGAGGAAGAAGCCGCGGGCGGCGTACCGGCGGTTCGTCTACCCGGCGCCGAACGCGTGCTGGCAGCTCGACGCGACCGAGTACGTCCTGACCGGTGGGCGTAAGTGCGTGATCTTCCAACTCATCGACGACCACTCCCGTTACGCCGTCGCCTCCCACGTCGCGTGGGGTGAGACATCCGAGGGCGCGATCGTCGTCGTGGACAAGGCCATCGCGGCGCGCGGCGTCCCGCAGAGACTGCTCAGCGACAACGGCGCCGCGTTGAACCCCACTCGACGCGGCTACGCGGGCCAGCTCGTCGAGCACTTGACCGTCCTGGGCGTGGAGGCGATCACCGGCAAGCCCTACAAGCCCACCACACAGGGGAAGAACGAGCGTTTCCATCAGACCCTGTTCCGCTACCTCGGCAAGCAGCCCCTGGCCGACACGCTCGACCAGCTTCAGGCGCAGGTCGACGCGTTCGACCTCATCTACAACACGCAGCGCCCTCACCAGGGGCTGCCCGGCAGGATCACCCCGCAGGCGGCATGGGACGCGACGGCGAAGGCCGAGGCTCCCCATCCCAACCCGATCCGCGCCCTGTTCACGCGCACCGCGCCCAAGCCGCAGGCAGTCGTACCGGCGCCCGTGCGGGCGGCACTTCCCCAGGGCGCCTGCATCAAGAAGCTGAACCACGCCGGCACCTTCTACCTACGCAAGGTCTTCTACATGGTCGGCGCCGAGCACGCCTTCGCGGAAGTCATCGTCGTCATCGACGGCGAACGGATCATCGTCGCCGACCACCACGGCGAGATCCTCATCGAGCACACTCGGGCCGCTCCCGGAGTCAGGTACGTCGGCAACGGCAAACCCCGCGGAACCCACCCCAAGAAGCCCGAACCGTCACCGAAGTCCTGA
- a CDS encoding 5-formyltetrahydrofolate cyclo-ligase, with protein sequence MRGDSKDAIRPQPYPLSTGMEAADAKDELRRAIRKQRAARSARQRADAAVAFADVLEASREVREARCVAAYAARSTEPSTDVLLARLAARGVRVLLPVLGAGLARDWAEYQSADDLRERAPGRPPEPSGPTLGASAIADADVVVAPALAVDTSGRRLGQGGGWYDRVLQFVPDGVTVVAMVFDDEVYDAQTRPLPIEDHDQRVHAVATPQGWRALG encoded by the coding sequence ATGCGTGGCGACTCCAAAGACGCAATCCGGCCCCAGCCGTACCCCCTGAGCACCGGTATGGAGGCCGCGGACGCCAAAGATGAGCTGCGCCGCGCGATCCGCAAGCAGCGGGCCGCGCGGTCGGCACGCCAACGCGCCGACGCGGCGGTCGCGTTCGCCGATGTGCTGGAGGCGAGCCGCGAGGTGCGCGAGGCCCGATGCGTCGCCGCCTACGCGGCGCGGTCGACCGAGCCGAGCACCGACGTTCTGCTCGCGCGCCTCGCGGCGCGCGGCGTGCGGGTGCTGCTGCCCGTGCTGGGCGCTGGCCTGGCCCGCGACTGGGCTGAGTACCAGAGCGCCGACGACCTGCGCGAACGCGCCCCGGGCCGTCCGCCTGAGCCCAGCGGCCCGACGCTCGGGGCGTCCGCCATCGCGGACGCCGACGTCGTCGTCGCGCCCGCGCTCGCCGTCGACACCAGCGGACGACGCCTGGGCCAGGGCGGCGGCTGGTACGACCGCGTGCTCCAGTTCGTGCCCGACGGCGTCACCGTCGTCGCGATGGTGTTCGACGACGAGGTGTACGACGCGCAGACGCGGCCGCTGCCGATCGAGGACCACGACCAGCGCGTGCACGCCGTGGCGACGCCGCAGGGCTGGCGCGCGCTCGGCTGA
- a CDS encoding FmdB family zinc ribbon protein: protein MPTYAYRCAACGHAFDIHQSFTDDALTVCPECGGDLRKQYGSVGVTFKGSGFYRTDSRGSSKSSTTSKPAKSSSSSSSKAASA from the coding sequence GTGCCCACCTATGCCTATCGGTGCGCCGCCTGCGGTCACGCCTTCGACATCCACCAGTCGTTCACCGACGACGCCCTCACGGTGTGCCCTGAGTGCGGAGGCGACCTGCGCAAGCAGTACGGCAGCGTCGGTGTGACGTTCAAGGGGTCGGGCTTCTACCGGACCGACTCGCGCGGGTCCTCGAAGTCGTCGACGACGTCGAAGCCCGCGAAGTCGTCGTCCTCGTCCTCGTCGAAGGCCGCCTCGGCCTGA
- a CDS encoding MFS transporter has translation MPVNRVLDVVAPRRLGRPYRWLLGAAWTSNLGDGVALAAGPLLVASQTSSAMLVALAALLQRLPWLVFGLWAGAIADRLDRRRVVMVANVLRAIVVALLCVAIATGEVSIGVVLATMFLYGVAEVFADTTAQTLLPALVPRPHLSVGTHRLQAAFLTCNQLVGPPVGAFLFALGAVLPFMAQVVCALLAVVLVSRIAASPAPDGAPGLAVPRDGERTHVRRDIAEGLRWIAGNAAVRTLALVILVFNVTWAAAWSVLVLWSRDHLGMSEVGFGLLTTASAVGGLIGTALYSRIERRFSLATVMRACLLLEVATHLALALTTAGWLAIVIMLEFGAYAFVWGTVSTTVRQRAVPQRFQGRVGSVYMVCVFGGLVAGQGLGGLIAERWGLTAPFWFAFAGAGVTLALVWRQLAHIAHADAAG, from the coding sequence ATGCCCGTGAACCGGGTCCTCGACGTGGTCGCCCCGCGTCGGCTCGGGCGGCCCTACCGCTGGCTGTTGGGCGCCGCGTGGACCAGCAACCTGGGCGACGGCGTCGCGCTCGCCGCGGGGCCGCTGCTGGTGGCCTCGCAGACGAGCTCGGCCATGCTGGTCGCCCTGGCCGCGCTGCTGCAGCGCCTGCCGTGGCTCGTGTTCGGCCTGTGGGCAGGGGCGATCGCCGACCGGCTCGACCGCCGCCGCGTCGTCATGGTCGCCAACGTGCTGCGCGCGATCGTCGTCGCGCTGCTGTGCGTGGCGATCGCGACCGGCGAGGTGAGCATCGGCGTCGTGCTGGCGACCATGTTCCTGTACGGGGTGGCGGAGGTCTTCGCCGACACCACCGCGCAGACCCTGCTGCCCGCGCTGGTGCCGCGCCCGCACCTGTCGGTGGGCACCCACCGCCTCCAGGCCGCGTTCCTGACGTGCAACCAGCTCGTCGGCCCGCCCGTCGGGGCGTTCCTGTTCGCGCTCGGCGCCGTGCTGCCGTTCATGGCCCAGGTCGTGTGCGCACTTCTCGCCGTGGTGCTCGTCTCACGCATCGCGGCCTCGCCCGCGCCCGACGGCGCCCCCGGGCTCGCCGTGCCGCGCGACGGCGAGCGCACCCACGTGCGCCGCGACATCGCCGAGGGGTTGCGCTGGATCGCCGGGAACGCCGCGGTGCGCACGCTCGCGCTGGTGATCCTGGTGTTCAACGTGACGTGGGCGGCCGCCTGGTCGGTGCTCGTGCTGTGGTCGCGCGACCACCTGGGCATGAGCGAGGTGGGCTTCGGCCTGCTCACGACGGCGTCGGCGGTGGGCGGGCTGATCGGCACCGCGCTGTACTCGCGCATCGAGCGGCGGTTCTCCCTCGCCACCGTCATGCGCGCGTGCCTGCTGCTGGAGGTGGCCACGCACCTGGCGCTCGCGCTGACCACGGCGGGGTGGCTGGCGATCGTGATCATGCTGGAGTTCGGCGCGTACGCGTTCGTGTGGGGCACGGTCTCGACGACGGTGCGCCAGCGCGCGGTGCCGCAGCGCTTCCAGGGGCGCGTCGGGTCGGTCTACATGGTGTGCGTGTTCGGCGGCCTGGTGGCCGGGCAGGGGCTGGGCGGGCTCATCGCCGAGCGCTGGGGACTGACCGCGCCGTTCTGGTTCGCGTTCGCGGGCGCGGGGGTGACGCTCGCGCTCGTGTGGCGCCAGCTCGCGCACATCGCCCACGCCGACGCCGCGGGCTGA
- a CDS encoding HNH endonuclease signature motif containing protein codes for MSEDAATVGAEGPGEAAQRAAAAARAAFRAEVSARLAALAHVRAEDDGSLAVRLLDQPGLADAMLGRSVLDPCALDAEGVAALPAEVARLVEVRGRVGVGDLDETLDALEGVRRRQNALAALEGVLLERARRQALRAQDLLATGEAMVGAAGPRRRRELARRAVVADVALAVRESEQAVSQRMDQAQALVARAPRTLCAAVAGQVSWANAGAVADAVAELDARTAARLDGDVVAAAGRQNPRTFKRTLARSRERVCPAPPEVRHGEAATKRGVWADAVADGMAYLTLFAPAPAVHAITDRLTTVAQTVRGHGDGRTLGQLRADVACALLLDDGALDHHTTTATAAAGSAGSAGSAGSAGSAGSAGSAGAAGVEGADRAAGDGLDGAFERTEFSLAALARSVRPKIYVTVPVLTLLGRTDEPALLDGTVPIDPETARELAGLATSFTRLLTHPHTGDVLAISAQTYRPPADLRHYLKVRDTTCRFPGCTRPAAGTDVDHTTAHQDHGPTTPDNLAHLCRHHHVLKHQTRFTVRQPDHTGALTWTTPTARAHTTHPAQVPATIHTTPPRPTPFWPPDPDDDAPPPHPDTLHDPHPEHATVPGPHHHNPHDLRDPPF; via the coding sequence GTGAGCGAGGACGCAGCGACGGTGGGGGCCGAAGGTCCCGGTGAGGCCGCACAGCGCGCGGCTGCGGCCGCGCGGGCGGCGTTCCGCGCCGAGGTCAGCGCGCGGCTGGCGGCGTTGGCTCATGTGCGGGCCGAGGATGACGGGTCGCTCGCGGTGCGCCTGTTGGACCAACCGGGGTTGGCCGACGCGATGCTGGGACGCTCGGTCCTTGACCCGTGCGCGCTCGACGCCGAGGGCGTCGCGGCGCTCCCGGCGGAGGTCGCCCGCCTGGTGGAGGTGCGTGGACGCGTCGGTGTGGGCGATCTGGACGAGACGCTCGACGCGCTCGAGGGGGTGCGGCGCCGGCAGAACGCGCTCGCGGCGCTGGAGGGGGTGTTGCTGGAGCGCGCGCGCCGCCAGGCGCTGCGGGCGCAGGATCTGCTCGCCACGGGTGAGGCGATGGTGGGCGCGGCCGGTCCGCGGCGTCGGCGCGAGCTGGCCCGCCGCGCGGTCGTGGCGGACGTGGCGCTGGCCGTGCGCGAGAGCGAGCAGGCCGTCTCCCAGCGCATGGACCAGGCTCAGGCGTTGGTCGCACGCGCCCCGCGCACCCTGTGCGCCGCCGTGGCCGGGCAGGTCTCCTGGGCCAACGCGGGCGCCGTGGCGGACGCGGTCGCCGAGCTGGACGCCCGCACCGCCGCCCGACTCGACGGCGACGTCGTCGCGGCGGCGGGGCGCCAGAACCCGCGCACGTTCAAGCGCACGCTCGCTCGGTCGCGCGAGCGAGTCTGCCCGGCGCCGCCCGAGGTGCGCCACGGCGAGGCCGCGACCAAACGGGGTGTGTGGGCCGACGCGGTCGCCGACGGCATGGCCTACCTGACCCTGTTCGCCCCCGCACCGGCCGTCCACGCGATCACCGACCGCCTGACCACCGTCGCCCAGACCGTCCGCGGACACGGCGACGGGCGCACCCTGGGCCAACTACGCGCCGACGTCGCCTGCGCCCTCCTGCTCGACGACGGCGCCCTCGACCACCACACCACCACCGCCACCGCAGCCGCTGGGAGCGCTGGGAGTGCTGGGAGTGCTGGGAGCGCTGGGAGCGCCGGGAGCGCCGGGAGCGCCGGCGCCGCGGGTGTCGAGGGCGCCGACCGGGCCGCCGGTGACGGACTCGATGGGGCGTTCGAGCGCACGGAGTTCAGCCTCGCCGCCCTGGCCCGGTCGGTGCGCCCGAAGATCTACGTCACGGTCCCGGTCCTGACGCTGCTGGGGCGGACCGACGAGCCCGCCCTGCTGGACGGGACCGTCCCGATCGACCCCGAGACCGCGCGCGAGCTGGCCGGACTGGCCACCTCCTTCACCCGCCTGCTCACCCACCCCCACACCGGCGACGTCCTGGCCATCAGCGCCCAGACCTACCGCCCACCCGCAGACCTACGCCACTACCTCAAGGTCCGCGACACCACCTGCCGATTCCCCGGCTGCACCAGGCCCGCGGCCGGAACCGACGTCGACCACACCACCGCCCATCAAGACCACGGCCCCACCACACCCGACAACCTCGCCCACCTGTGCCGCCACCACCATGTGCTCAAACACCAGACCCGCTTCACCGTGCGCCAACCCGACCACACCGGCGCGCTGACCTGGACCACCCCCACCGCACGCGCCCACACCACCCACCCCGCCCAAGTCCCCGCGACCATCCACACCACACCCCCACGACCCACCCCCTTCTGGCCCCCCGACCCCGACGACGACGCACCCCCACCCCACCCCGACACCCTCCACGACCCCCACCCCGAACACGCCACCGTCCCAGGCCCCCACCACCACAACCCCCACGATCTCCGCGATCCACCCTTCTGA
- a CDS encoding WhiB family transcriptional regulator, translated as MNDQLNDEPVGCALPRGVLGACVEADPRLFFGTSRASITAAVRVCRERCVVQATCLVHALDAGQRLGVWGGYSEEERRLMVSLRRRRDAEVAAARARERALRARASDAPPPPRLPRHLTSGL; from the coding sequence ATGAACGACCAACTCAACGACGAGCCGGTCGGCTGCGCACTGCCGCGCGGCGTGCTCGGCGCCTGCGTGGAGGCCGACCCACGCCTGTTCTTCGGCACCAGCCGCGCCAGCATCACCGCGGCCGTGCGCGTGTGCCGTGAGCGTTGCGTGGTGCAGGCGACCTGCCTCGTCCACGCTCTCGACGCCGGCCAGCGACTGGGCGTGTGGGGCGGCTACAGCGAGGAGGAGCGTCGCCTGATGGTGAGCCTGCGGCGTCGGCGTGACGCCGAGGTGGCCGCCGCGCGCGCCCGCGAGCGGGCGCTGCGAGCGCGAGCGAGCGACGCTCCCCCGCCGCCGCGGCTGCCCCGGCACCTGACCAGCGGCCTGTAG
- the cpaB gene encoding Flp pilus assembly protein CpaB — translation MTTPDPRARRTLARRRRGRAARRVLWRARFAVVAICCGVAASSAAQALRPEPPPTRDVVVAARLLAAGAEIRRADVEVRAVPVALAPTDALTDPADAVGRVPPVPLAAGLPLSAELVAGGAVTALAPEGTVVVPVRLDDATAALLRPGDRVDLVATSSLGVDDAAYLARRALVLPSAARRGEGDGGGDGSGGVGGLLGGASTGGASTGAGPPVALLAVDPAEAPGLSAASGMGAVGAVLVP, via the coding sequence ATGACGACCCCGGATCCCCGCGCGCGGCGCACGCTCGCCCGACGACGGCGGGGGCGCGCCGCGCGCCGCGTGCTGTGGCGGGCGCGCTTCGCCGTCGTGGCGATCTGCTGCGGCGTGGCCGCGTCGTCGGCGGCGCAGGCGCTGCGCCCTGAGCCGCCGCCCACGCGCGACGTCGTGGTGGCCGCACGCCTGCTGGCCGCGGGCGCCGAGATCCGCCGCGCCGACGTGGAGGTGCGGGCCGTCCCGGTGGCGCTGGCTCCGACCGACGCGCTGACCGACCCCGCCGACGCGGTCGGCCGTGTCCCACCCGTGCCGCTCGCCGCGGGGCTGCCGCTGTCCGCCGAACTCGTGGCCGGCGGCGCCGTGACGGCCCTCGCGCCCGAGGGCACGGTCGTGGTCCCGGTGCGGCTCGACGACGCCACGGCGGCGCTGCTGCGCCCCGGCGACCGCGTCGACCTGGTCGCGACGTCGTCGCTGGGTGTCGATGACGCCGCCTATCTGGCCAGGCGCGCACTGGTGCTCCCGTCCGCCGCGCGCCGGGGCGAAGGCGATGGCGGTGGTGACGGAAGTGGCGGCGTGGGCGGGCTGCTCGGCGGGGCGTCGACCGGCGGGGCGTCGACCGGCGCGGGACCGCCGGTGGCGCTGCTCGCCGTCGACCCGGCCGAGGCGCCGGGACTCTCAGCCGCGTCGGGCATGGGCGCGGTGGGGGCGGTGCTGGTGCCGTGA
- a CDS encoding penicillin acylase family protein, with protein MSAPVTAAGQSEQPPAHAPRRRRSRLRRVVVVVAVVAVLALAATVAFATVVVRRPLPQTSGTAQVAGLTGDVRVVRDERGVPQIYADDAEDLFRAQGFVAAQDRFFEMDYRRHVTAGRLAELVGNVPEAIDADKVVRTFGWRRVAEQELALLEPETRAYLQAYADGVNAYLDSREPDEIAVEYTVLGMSVDVGTPEPWGPVDSLAWLKAMAWDLRGNYDDELDRALAYSTLQDISLVDELFPSYAAGGNATILEPRDLEVDPAAPADAAPADDADAAPAAASAAVVPHTSQALDSALASARSALDAVPVLVGEGEGVGSNSWAVSGDHTASGKPMLANDPHLALAAPSIWAQVGLHCNAVSASCPFDVAGFSFSGFPGVVIGHNGALAWGLTNMGADVTDFFIERVRDDTYQRGDEWEPIDSRTETIRVAGSAAIDLTVRSTAHGPIISDVLDVDAVAGAPTEQGTLLGTYAVSLAWTALTPGRTADAVFAFDTAQNADDVRAAAALFDVPAQNIVFATADGHIGYQAPGRVPVRADVPDSPVPADGSWPRDGRDPRFDWQGWVPADQMPRALDPASGYIVAANQAVLPAGTGPFLTNDWDYGFRSERIRTLLQEQIDSGDPFTVDDFNRIQNDDWSAFAKVLLPALLDVRLDDEHTAAGQRLLREWDGHMDADSPAAAYFAAVWRNLLKDTFWDDLPESMRPDGGGKWLVVVRDMLERPDDRFWDDRSTLNVTESRDEILTQAMVSARRDLTVEMSKNPDDWSWGTLHRLQLEHPVLGGDSIPALVRRLVNPSAVSMPGSSSVVNATGWNAGTGSFEVTTGPSMRMVVDLGDLDASTWVVVTGASGHPGSPHYADQLGAWAQGSTFPFPFSRDAVEAASSDVLRLTP; from the coding sequence GTGTCAGCACCCGTGACCGCCGCCGGCCAGTCAGAGCAGCCCCCGGCCCACGCGCCCCGTCGCCGCAGGTCGCGGCTGCGCCGCGTCGTCGTCGTCGTCGCCGTCGTGGCGGTGCTCGCGTTGGCCGCGACGGTGGCCTTCGCGACGGTCGTCGTGCGCCGCCCCTTGCCGCAGACCAGCGGAACCGCGCAGGTTGCGGGACTGACGGGCGACGTGCGCGTGGTGCGCGACGAGCGCGGCGTGCCGCAGATCTACGCCGACGACGCCGAGGACCTCTTCCGCGCGCAGGGGTTCGTCGCCGCGCAGGACCGCTTCTTCGAGATGGACTACCGCCGCCACGTCACCGCGGGGCGCCTGGCCGAACTGGTCGGGAACGTGCCCGAGGCGATCGACGCCGACAAGGTGGTGCGCACCTTCGGCTGGCGGCGCGTCGCCGAGCAGGAGCTCGCGCTGCTGGAGCCCGAGACCCGCGCCTACCTGCAGGCGTACGCCGACGGCGTCAACGCCTACCTCGACTCGCGCGAGCCCGACGAGATCGCCGTCGAGTACACCGTGCTGGGCATGAGCGTCGACGTCGGCACGCCCGAGCCGTGGGGCCCCGTCGACTCGCTCGCCTGGCTCAAGGCCATGGCGTGGGACCTGCGCGGCAACTACGACGACGAGCTCGACCGCGCGCTGGCCTACTCGACGCTCCAAGACATCTCCCTGGTCGACGAGCTGTTCCCGTCGTACGCCGCGGGCGGCAACGCGACCATCCTGGAGCCGCGCGACCTGGAGGTCGACCCCGCCGCGCCCGCCGACGCCGCGCCCGCCGACGACGCCGACGCCGCGCCCGCGGCGGCGAGCGCCGCCGTCGTGCCGCACACCTCGCAAGCCCTCGACTCCGCACTCGCCTCGGCGCGCTCCGCGCTCGACGCCGTGCCCGTCCTGGTCGGCGAGGGCGAGGGCGTCGGCTCCAACTCATGGGCGGTCTCGGGCGACCACACGGCCTCGGGCAAGCCGATGCTCGCCAACGACCCGCACCTGGCGCTCGCGGCCCCGAGCATCTGGGCGCAGGTGGGCCTGCACTGCAACGCGGTCAGCGCTTCGTGCCCGTTCGACGTCGCCGGGTTCTCGTTCTCGGGGTTCCCCGGGGTGGTCATCGGCCACAACGGAGCGCTCGCGTGGGGCCTGACCAATATGGGCGCCGACGTCACCGACTTCTTCATTGAGCGCGTGCGTGACGACACCTACCAGCGCGGCGACGAGTGGGAGCCGATCGACTCGCGCACCGAGACCATCCGCGTCGCCGGTTCGGCCGCGATCGACCTGACGGTGCGCTCCACCGCGCACGGCCCGATCATCTCGGACGTGCTCGACGTCGACGCCGTCGCCGGCGCGCCGACCGAGCAGGGCACGTTGCTGGGCACCTACGCCGTCTCGCTCGCGTGGACCGCGCTCACGCCCGGGCGCACGGCCGACGCCGTCTTCGCCTTCGACACCGCGCAGAACGCCGACGACGTGCGCGCCGCGGCCGCACTGTTCGACGTGCCGGCGCAGAACATCGTGTTCGCCACGGCCGACGGCCACATCGGCTACCAGGCTCCGGGGCGCGTGCCGGTGCGCGCCGACGTCCCGGACTCTCCGGTGCCCGCCGACGGCTCGTGGCCGCGCGACGGGCGCGACCCGCGCTTCGACTGGCAGGGGTGGGTGCCCGCCGACCAGATGCCGCGCGCCCTCGACCCCGCGAGCGGGTACATCGTCGCCGCCAACCAAGCGGTGCTGCCCGCGGGCACGGGCCCGTTCCTGACCAACGACTGGGACTACGGCTTCCGCTCCGAGCGCATCCGCACACTGCTCCAGGAGCAGATCGACTCGGGCGACCCGTTCACGGTCGACGACTTCAACCGCATCCAGAACGACGACTGGAGCGCGTTCGCCAAGGTGCTGCTGCCCGCGCTGCTCGACGTGCGGCTCGACGACGAGCACACCGCGGCCGGTCAGCGGCTGCTGCGCGAGTGGGACGGCCACATGGACGCCGACTCCCCAGCCGCGGCCTACTTCGCCGCCGTGTGGCGCAACCTGCTGAAGGACACGTTCTGGGACGACCTTCCCGAGAGCATGCGGCCCGACGGCGGCGGCAAGTGGCTCGTCGTCGTGCGCGACATGCTGGAGCGGCCCGACGACAGGTTCTGGGACGACCGCTCGACGCTCAACGTCACCGAGTCGCGTGACGAGATCCTCACCCAGGCGATGGTCTCGGCGCGTCGCGACCTGACCGTCGAGATGTCGAAGAACCCCGACGACTGGAGTTGGGGCACGCTGCACCGGCTCCAGCTGGAGCACCCGGTGCTAGGTGGGGACTCGATCCCCGCGCTGGTGCGGCGCCTGGTCAACCCGTCGGCGGTCTCGATGCCCGGCTCGTCGTCGGTGGTCAACGCGACCGGCTGGAACGCCGGGACGGGCTCGTTCGAGGTCACCACCGGGCCGTCGATGCGCATGGTCGTCGACCTGGGTGACCTCGACGCCTCGACCTGGGTGGTGGTGACCGGCGCCTCGGGGCACCCCGGCTCACCGCACTACGCCGACCAGCTCGGCGCGTGGGCGCAGGGGAGCACCTTCCCGTTCCCGTTCTCGCGCGACGCGGTCGAGGCGGCGTCGTCGGACGTGCTGAGGCTGACGCCCTGA
- a CDS encoding GNAT family N-acetyltransferase, translating into MTKAWPVTLREDTARGVVLLRPLRRRDAQTWLRLRAANQSWLEPWEATSPGGPTGSTTFGEYVRLLSQQARSGATAPFAVELDGELVGQLTVSSITYGSLCSAAIGYWVSQDVAGRGVIPTAVAMATDYCFQVLGLHRVEINIRPENDRSLRVVAKLGFRDEGVRERYLHIQGQWRDHRTFALTSEDVPGGLLARWQRTRAQG; encoded by the coding sequence GTGACCAAGGCATGGCCGGTGACCCTGCGCGAGGACACCGCGCGCGGCGTCGTGCTGCTGCGCCCGCTGCGCCGTCGTGACGCGCAGACCTGGCTGCGGCTGCGCGCCGCCAACCAGTCATGGCTTGAGCCGTGGGAGGCGACGTCGCCGGGCGGCCCCACCGGATCGACGACGTTCGGCGAGTACGTGCGGCTGTTGAGCCAGCAGGCGCGTTCGGGCGCGACGGCGCCGTTCGCCGTCGAACTCGACGGCGAGCTCGTGGGTCAGCTGACCGTCTCCTCGATCACCTACGGCTCACTGTGCTCGGCGGCGATCGGCTACTGGGTCTCGCAGGACGTGGCTGGCCGCGGCGTCATCCCCACCGCCGTCGCCATGGCGACCGACTACTGCTTCCAGGTGTTGGGCCTGCATCGCGTCGAGATCAACATCCGCCCCGAGAACGACCGCAGCCTGCGCGTGGTCGCGAAGCTCGGCTTCCGCGACGAGGGCGTGCGCGAGAGGTACCTGCACATCCAGGGGCAGTGGCGCGACCACCGCACGTTCGCCCTCACCAGCGAAGACGTGCCCGGGGGGCTGCTCGCGCGCTGGCAGCGCACGCGCGCGCAGGGGTGA